The following coding sequences are from one Canis lupus dingo isolate Sandy chromosome 21, ASM325472v2, whole genome shotgun sequence window:
- the P2RY2 gene encoding P2Y purinoceptor 2 isoform X1, with the protein MGTPFRTSRSQQGRRVLRVVLGAGQQAPGSRGLRFAETGLQVGSAGATRAMATGLDHWNSTINDTWDGDELGYKCRFNEDFKYVLLPVSYGVVCVLGLCLNAVALYIFLCRLKTWNASTTYMFHLAVSDALYAASLPLLVYYYSRGDHWPFSMVLCKLVRFLFYTNLYCSILFLTCISVHRCLGVLRPLRSLRWGRARYARRVAAAVWVLVLACQSPVLYFVTTSVRGSRITCHDTSAPELFGQFVAYSSVMLGLLFAAPFAVILVCYALMARRLLKPAYGASGGLPRAKRKSVRTIAVVLAVFALCFLPFHVTRTLYYSFRSLDLSCHALNAVNVAYKITRPLASANSCLDPVLYFLAGQRLVRFARDAKPPTDPTPTAPARRRRGLHRWDRTDVKRIKDVSTSSEDSRRTESTPAGGESSKDVRL; encoded by the exons ATGGGGACACCCTTCCGCACCTCCCGGTCCCAGCAGGGGAGGAGAGTTCTCCGCGTGGTGCTCGGAGCAGGgcagcaggctcctggcagcAGAGGGCTCAGGTTCGCCGAGACAGGCCTCCAAGTGGGCAGCGCAGGAGCCACTAG GGCGATGGCCACAGGCCTGGACCACTGGAACAGCACCATCAATGACACCTGGGACGGGGATGAGCTAGGCTACAAGTGCCGTTTCAATGAGGACTTCAAGTACGTGCTGCTGCCCGTGTCCTACGGCGTGGTGTGTGTGCTGGGGCTGTGTCTGAACGCCGTGGCGCTCTACATCTTCCTGTGCCGCCTCAAGACCTGGAACGCGTCCACCACCTACATGTTCCACCTGGCCGTGTCCGACGCGCTGTACGCGGCCTCCCTGCCGCTGCTGGTCTACTACTACTCCCGCGGCGACCACTGGCCCTTCAGCATGGTGCTGTGCAAGCTGGTGCGCTTCCTCTTCTACACCAACCTTTACTGCAGCATCCTCTTCCTCACGTGCATCAGCGTGCACCGGTGCCTGGGCGTCCTGCGCCCGCTGCGCTCTCTGCGCTGGGGCCGGGCCCGCTACGCCCGCCGGGTGGCGGCCGCCGTGTGGGTGCTGGTGCTGGCTTGCCAGTCCCCCGTGCTCTACTTTGTCACCACCAGCGTGCGGGGCAGCCGCATCACCTGCCACGACACCTCCGCACCCGAGCTCTTCGGCCAGTTTGTGGCCTACAGCTCGGTCATGCTGGGCCTGCTCTTCGCGGCGCCCTTCGCCGTCATCCTGGTGTGCTACGCGCTGATGGCCCGGCGGCTGCTGAAGCCGGCCTACGGGGCCTCGGGAGGCCTGCCGCGGGCCAAGCGCAAGTCGGTGCGCACCATTGCCGTGGTGCTGGCCGTCTTCGCCCTCTGCTTCCTGCCCTTCCACGTCACCCGCACCCTCTACTACTCCTTCCGCTCGCTGGACCTCAGCTGCCACGCCCTCAACGCCGTCAACGTGGCTTACAAGATCACCCGGCCACTGGCCAGCGCCAACAGTTGCCTGGACCCGGTGCTCTACTTCCTGGCCGGCCAGAGGCTCGTGCGCTTTGCCCGAGACGCCAAGCCGCCCACAGACCCCACCCCTACTGCCCCGGCTCGCCGCCGGCGGGGCCTGCACAGGTGGGACAGAACTGACGTCAAGAGGATAAAAGATGTGTCCACCAGCAGTGAGGATTCTAGGCGGACAGAGTCCACCCCGGCTGGTGGGGAGAGCTCTAAGGACGTCCGGCTGTAG
- the P2RY2 gene encoding P2Y purinoceptor 2 isoform X2: MATGLDHWNSTINDTWDGDELGYKCRFNEDFKYVLLPVSYGVVCVLGLCLNAVALYIFLCRLKTWNASTTYMFHLAVSDALYAASLPLLVYYYSRGDHWPFSMVLCKLVRFLFYTNLYCSILFLTCISVHRCLGVLRPLRSLRWGRARYARRVAAAVWVLVLACQSPVLYFVTTSVRGSRITCHDTSAPELFGQFVAYSSVMLGLLFAAPFAVILVCYALMARRLLKPAYGASGGLPRAKRKSVRTIAVVLAVFALCFLPFHVTRTLYYSFRSLDLSCHALNAVNVAYKITRPLASANSCLDPVLYFLAGQRLVRFARDAKPPTDPTPTAPARRRRGLHRWDRTDVKRIKDVSTSSEDSRRTESTPAGGESSKDVRL, encoded by the coding sequence ATGGCCACAGGCCTGGACCACTGGAACAGCACCATCAATGACACCTGGGACGGGGATGAGCTAGGCTACAAGTGCCGTTTCAATGAGGACTTCAAGTACGTGCTGCTGCCCGTGTCCTACGGCGTGGTGTGTGTGCTGGGGCTGTGTCTGAACGCCGTGGCGCTCTACATCTTCCTGTGCCGCCTCAAGACCTGGAACGCGTCCACCACCTACATGTTCCACCTGGCCGTGTCCGACGCGCTGTACGCGGCCTCCCTGCCGCTGCTGGTCTACTACTACTCCCGCGGCGACCACTGGCCCTTCAGCATGGTGCTGTGCAAGCTGGTGCGCTTCCTCTTCTACACCAACCTTTACTGCAGCATCCTCTTCCTCACGTGCATCAGCGTGCACCGGTGCCTGGGCGTCCTGCGCCCGCTGCGCTCTCTGCGCTGGGGCCGGGCCCGCTACGCCCGCCGGGTGGCGGCCGCCGTGTGGGTGCTGGTGCTGGCTTGCCAGTCCCCCGTGCTCTACTTTGTCACCACCAGCGTGCGGGGCAGCCGCATCACCTGCCACGACACCTCCGCACCCGAGCTCTTCGGCCAGTTTGTGGCCTACAGCTCGGTCATGCTGGGCCTGCTCTTCGCGGCGCCCTTCGCCGTCATCCTGGTGTGCTACGCGCTGATGGCCCGGCGGCTGCTGAAGCCGGCCTACGGGGCCTCGGGAGGCCTGCCGCGGGCCAAGCGCAAGTCGGTGCGCACCATTGCCGTGGTGCTGGCCGTCTTCGCCCTCTGCTTCCTGCCCTTCCACGTCACCCGCACCCTCTACTACTCCTTCCGCTCGCTGGACCTCAGCTGCCACGCCCTCAACGCCGTCAACGTGGCTTACAAGATCACCCGGCCACTGGCCAGCGCCAACAGTTGCCTGGACCCGGTGCTCTACTTCCTGGCCGGCCAGAGGCTCGTGCGCTTTGCCCGAGACGCCAAGCCGCCCACAGACCCCACCCCTACTGCCCCGGCTCGCCGCCGGCGGGGCCTGCACAGGTGGGACAGAACTGACGTCAAGAGGATAAAAGATGTGTCCACCAGCAGTGAGGATTCTAGGCGGACAGAGTCCACCCCGGCTGGTGGGGAGAGCTCTAAGGACGTCCGGCTGTAG